A genomic window from Pecten maximus chromosome 6, xPecMax1.1, whole genome shotgun sequence includes:
- the LOC117329539 gene encoding urea-proton symporter DUR3-like gives MSGFYDNCTTSLQDFQADQDSLLHPPLEKHEAALLMLLGFGGLSVTLALIQSALRRHVYHDQHNLDTAFDAGGKVTLSLTAVTVTSQMLWPADFLQSATVAIKTGLGGSLFFSIGIVLDILLFPMLSIHLKTRAPGAKTFLQIIYSRFGKVAHIYFCCVALLANLVTMTSLVLAGKASLHVLVKDSSDEFVILILAVLFGSYCLIGGLGTTFYISYFNTALTFVTLLVFVVMVSYTDKGPNQDYATNEAMYEAMTCIAGPDGNHENSLMTFRSRSGIIYGIMLFFMATSLSFCDQANWQSRIAAKPAQGVLGFFIAAYVWFAIPTTIALTSAMTYMSLGYQNGTHLLTASDIDSGYITPFVMETLMGTQGGYLLITMVTMALMSTGSGEVMAVSSIIVYDIYRTHVNPYRKSSSPTSCLLCGKEKVSAKDSAKTELCVCKPFEDCRDCKEDVKIRMSGSKNFGVQYGCVKHGLYRHYEDLLIHYKSWCIVWVTIGVVPYGLLVMASGVNLNWAVFTLQALLSPFLIPLLLTIAWSKSTAPGVIAGSASGLIAAITGILVVGETAHKDGLRNFMVNTSTEYSLLAGIGAGVITSSVVTIVISLCTNNIRSTEDAGKEWEKTLSIDNPLNPWRNLYKEELSKIPHDTKITGKNMAAIFRPAKWVAYIGGGISVLFFLVVFPAVMLSFEVLTYEQFSGWLTACQVWCMVGAAFAIIAPPAEEIIQVWRQHRKNDTEKVKNAYENTAYDEHL, from the exons ATGTCTGGTTTCTATGACAACTGTACCACGTCACTTCAAGATTTTCAGGCCGATCAAGATTCATT GTTGCATCCTCCCCTGGAAAAGCATGAAGCGGCCCTGTTGATGTTGCTTGGGTTTGGGGGCTTGTCCGTCACCCTCGCACTCATACAATCTGCCCTCAGACGGCATGTGTACCACGACCAACACAACCTTGACACCGCCTTCGACGCCGGAGGCAAGGTCACTCTCAGTCTCACCGCCgttactgtgacgtcacagatgTTGTGGCCAGCAGACTTCCTCCAAAGTGCCACTGTTGCCATCAAG ACTGGATTGGGTGGATCACTGTTCTTCTCCATTGGAATCGTCCTCGACATCCTCCTCTTCCCCATGTTGTCTATACATCTCAAGACTCGGGCCCCCGGGGCCAAAACATTCCTTCAG ATTATCTACTCTAGATTTGGAAAGGTTGCTCACATCTACTTCTGTTGTGTGGCACTGTTGGCGAATCTCGTAACCATGACTTCACTGGTGTTGGCGGGAAAGGCTAGTCTGCACGTGCTGGTAAAGGACTCCTCAGACGAGTTCGTCATTCTCATTCTAGCTGTCTTGTTTGGATCATATTGTCTGATCGGGGGACTTGGGACAACCTTCTACATCTCGTACTTTAACACGGCCTTGACCTTCGTCACTTTGCTGGTATTTGTGGTTATGGTCAGCTACACTGACAAAGGGCCAAATCAGGACTACGCCACGAACGAAGCGATGTATGAGGCAATGACATGTATTGCTGGACCGGATGGTAACCATGAAAATTCCCTCATGACCTTCAGATCAAGGTCAGGAATTATTTATGGTATTATGCTGTTTTTCATGGCTACGTCGCTAAGTTTTTGTGACCAGGCCAACTGGCAGAGTAGGATAGCGGCAAAGCCAGCTCAAGGAGTCCTTGGATTCTTTATAGCAGCCTACGTTTGGTTCGCCATTCCAACAACCATAGCATTGACGTCAGCGATGACGTATATGTCTTTGGGTTATCAAAACGGCACACATTTGCTTACTGCAAGTGACATAGATTCCG GATACATAACTCCATTCGTGATGGAAACCTTGATGGGAACTCAAGGGGGATACCTACTCATCACCATGGTAACTATGGCACTTATGTCAACCGGATCTGGGGAGGTGATGGCGGTATCTTCCATCATCGTCTATGACATATACCGTACCCACGTCAACCCATACAG GAAGTCCTCCTCGCCGACAAGTTGCTTGCTGTGTGGCAAAGAGAAAGTATCGGCAAAGGATTCAGCAAAAACGGAATTATGTGTTTGTAAACCGTTCGAGGACTGCCGTGACTGTAAAGAGGATGTAAAAATACGCATGAGCGGAAGTAAGAACTTTGGTGTCCAATATGGTTGTGTTAAGCATGGACTGTACCGTCATTATGAGGACCTGTTGATCCACTACAAGAGCTGGTGTATAGTCTGGGTTACCATTGGTGTTGTTCCTTACGGTCTCCTGGTTATGGCTTCCGGTGTAAACTTGAACTGGGCCGTATTTACATTACAGGCCCTCCTTAGTCCATTCCTGATACCCCTTCTTCTCACTATTGCTTGGTCTAAGAGTACAGCTCCTGGGGTTATTGCAG GGAGTGCCAGTGGGCTCATAGCAGCAATCACAGGGATCCTGGTGGTGGGAGAAACAGCCCATAAGGATGGCCTGAGAAACTTCATGGTGAATACCTCGACTGAATACAGCCTTCTGGCCGGTATTGGAGCAGGTGTCATCACCAGCTCGGTGGTCACAATAGTCATTTCTTTATGTACGAACAATATCCGATCTACAGAGGATGCAGGGAAAGAATGGGAAAAGACCCTTTCAATTGATAACCCGCTGAACCCATGGAGAAATCTCTATAAAGAAGAACTTTCAAAGATTCCTCATGATACGAAAATAACAGGGAAAAACATGGCCGCCATATTTCGCCCTGCCAAATGGGTAGCTTACATAGGAGGCGGTATCAGCGTTTTGTTTTTCCTGGTTGTCTTTCCAGCAGTAATGTTGAGTTTTGAAGTTTTGACGTACGAGCAGTTTTCAGGCTGGCTCACAGCCTGTCAGGTGTGGTGCATGGTCGGAGCTGCTTTCGCGATCATTGCGCCACCTGCCGAGGAAATTATACAAGTATGGCGTCAACACAGAAAAAATGATACCGAAAAGGTCAAAAATGCTTACGAAAACACAGCGTATGACGAACATTTGTga
- the LOC117329538 gene encoding FMRFamide receptor-like: MNIPISASRPDFVLPNSTLNGTTFLIRRDYLSKLEWPGLVHVTFPVIIPILLILGIIGNSLTIAVLWHKNMQSTTTILLFRSLVITDMAVSLVWSLNGVSEYYLFQIPEGQSYYLDVVYPCIYIFLLYLIYFFRGVNIWITVTLCVERFIYVCVYYKANVICTKKRITIALAVIVGFFFVFSIQQLIEFKPVSYPCYGSLCYINEFTEVGKSFYYSKGPFWFNMLMYNILPTILLGSLSIPIICKLCTMYRKRVQMMNTTQSSGTLQRKETNVTIVLLLIVLFSVLSNLNGPYLVAVYVYSIYNTSFFYLICIFNTIVILNSSINFIIYGIVGIRFRRILIKMLKQTYYKILRKPLPAKVRRATVKEEPASNDNAIELTSNDTTLYNGI; encoded by the coding sequence ATGAACATCCCGATCAGTGCATCCCGCCCGGACTTTGTACTACCAAACTCCACACTGAACGGAACAACTTTCCTCATCCGTCGGGATTACCTATCCAAGCTAGAATGGCCGGGGTTGGTCCATGTGACGTTCCCGGTAATCATACCGATTCTGCTAATTCTTGGTATCATCGGGAACTCGCTGACAATTGCCGTGCTATGGCATAAGAACATGCAATCCACTACAACCATCCTGCTGTTCCGATCCCTTGTCATTACGGACATGGCGGTCAGTTTGGTGTGGTCATTGAATGGTGTATCAGAATATTACTTATTCCAGATACCGGAAGGTCAGTCCTATTACCTGGACGTGGTTTACCCGTGTATATACATCTTCCTTCTCTACCTCATATACTTCTTCCGGGGCGTCAACATCTGGATCACGGTGACGCTCTGTGTAGAAAGGTTTATCTACGTCTGTGTTTATTACAAGGCAAACGTTATATGTACCAAGAAAAGAATCACAATTGCCCTTGCAGTCATTGTTGGATTCTTCTTTGTGTTCAGCATACAGCAGCTGATCGAGTTTAAGCCAGTTAGCTATCCATGCTACGGAAGCCTGTGTTACATAAATGAATTTACAGAGGTTggaaaatcattttattattcCAAGGGGCCATTCTGGTTTAACATGTTAATGTACAACATTCTCCCGACTATACTTTTGGGATCACTTAGTATCCCCATCATCTGTAAACTCTGCACTATGTACCGGAAACGAGTACAGATGATGAACACAACTCAATCAAGTGGAACTCTTCAACGAAAGGAAACAAATGTGACCATTGTTCTTTTGCTGATCGTGTTGTTTTCGGTATTGTCAAACCTGAACGGTCCTTACCTTGTGGCCGTTTACGTATACAGCATTTACAATACCAGTTTCTTTTATCTTATTTGTATATTCAATACTATAGTTATTCTTAACTCCTCCATAAATTTCATCATCTATGGTATTGTTGGAATTAGGTTTCGAAGAATtcttataaaaatgttaaaacagaCATACTATAAAATATTAAGGAAACCTCTACCGGCCAAAGTCAGGCGTGCAACCGTGAAAGAGGAGCCAGCTTCTAATGACAATGCGATAGAGTTAACTTCGAATGACACAACGCTTTACAATGGTATTTAG